From the genome of Spinacia oleracea cultivar Varoflay chromosome 2, BTI_SOV_V1, whole genome shotgun sequence, one region includes:
- the LOC110793008 gene encoding RING-H2 finger protein ATL52-like, with amino-acid sequence MGDSPNYHFGPPTLNEQQETGHYNLSMLYCGFFVVATAGLILAVYHCLALNWCADYPSITWPPRNNNEAQRSHAHHHHQKINGRKLVELDSTLFKYKGQGCGGGGSGGAGGGAGGEESECAVCLSVYEQGEDVRELVRCKHSFHASCIDMWLFSHFDCPLCRAPVGVVPGCGGPAGSENLGAGLSDSTVLPV; translated from the coding sequence ATGGGAGATTCACCAAACTATCACTTTGGCCCTCCAACACTAAACGAGCAACAAGAAACAGGCCACTACAACTTAAGCATGCTCTACTGTGGATTCTTCGTGGTTGCAACTGCAGGACTTATCTTAGCAGTCTACCACTGTCTAGCTCTCAACTGGTGTGCAGACTACCCTTCTATTACATGGCCTCCTCGAAACAACAACGAAGCTCAAAGAAGCCAtgctcatcatcatcaccagAAGATTAATGGTAGGAAACTTGTGGAGTTGGATTCAACTCTGTTTAAGTACAAAGGAcaaggttgtggtggtggtggtagtggtggtgctGGTGGTGGTGCTGGTGGTGAAGAGTCAGAGTGTGCAGTGTGTTTGTCTGTGTATGAACAAGGGGAGGATGTTAGGGAGTTGGTTAGATGTAAGCATTCTTTTCATGCTTCTTGTATTGATATGTGGCTTTTCTCGCATTTTGATTGCCCGCTTTGTCGAGCACCGGTGGGTGTTGTTCCGGGCTGTGGCGGGCCTGCCGGGTCTGAGAATTTGGGTGCAGGTTTATCAGATTCAACTGTTCTTCCTGTATAA